From the Companilactobacillus ginsenosidimutans genome, the window TGACCGTTGGGAATTCCGCCAACCTCTTTATAATGAGGTGGCTAATGCTGTGATTATGACTAACGGTAAGAGTCCTAACAAAATCGTTCATGAACTAACTAATATGCTTTCTTTGGAAGATGATTCATTAGTCTCTTTAAGAAGTGAGATTGACAGTCTCGATCGTCAAATTCTAAAGCTGATTTCTGAGCGAGTTAATGTTGTCAAAGAGGTCGCTGCGGTTAAGAAGCTAAATGGCATTTCAGTGGTTCAACCTAATCGGATGGACCAAATCAGACAAGAACTCAAAGAAGAGTTCCAAACTGATCCTAATATTTCAGATGAGCTGATTGATGATTTAGTAAGTCTCCTTACTCAAACAGCAATAAATAAAGAACAAGATATAGTAAAGTAGTGTAACGGCGTTGCACTACTTTTTTGTATATGTAAAAGGCTTTTGGCAGACTTACATTAACTATGAGTGCTTAATTAGAACTGAGGAGAGATTCAATGCATATCGGAAAAAACATTTCTCAACTACGACAAAACAATCACTGGTCCCAGGATGATTTAGCTGACAAATTAAAGGTTAGTCGCCAGACCATCTCAAATTGGGAAACTGGTCGAACTTATCCTGACATTACTAGTTTGACAATGCTATCTGATATCTTTGAAATCTCTCTAGATGATCTAATTAAGGAGGATATTCCACTGATGAAAAACAAAATCAAGCAAACTCAAATATGTTGGCTAGGCTTTGGCATCATCGGAATCATGATTTTAACCTACGCATGTCTCTTAGTATTGAAATGGTCAGTTCCTATTGGTTCATTATTAGTTGGCGCCACCACAGTGTTTGGGCTATACATTATCTTCAAATT encodes:
- a CDS encoding helix-turn-helix transcriptional regulator gives rise to the protein MHIGKNISQLRQNNHWSQDDLADKLKVSRQTISNWETGRTYPDITSLTMLSDIFEISLDDLIKEDIPLMKNKIKQTQICWLGFGIIGIMILTYACLLVLKWSVPIGSLLVGATTVFGLYIIFKFMKVTNTANLKTFKQVISYVAGKPIESAKQSKSKVIVQSIIGAIIGLGIGAVLVWLIFHFVLHVL
- a CDS encoding shikimate kinase, producing the protein MADTVMLIGFMGAGKTTVGQQLAQATNQKFLDLDDEFVKETGSSINDFMNANGESGFRKMETKILENRLASPGVISTGGGIIESDTNRQVIKDSGATVIFLQADFATILQRLSSDTDRPLLRQLSMKELTDRWEFRQPLYNEVANAVIMTNGKSPNKIVHELTNMLSLEDDSLVSLRSEIDSLDRQILKLISERVNVVKEVAAVKKLNGISVVQPNRMDQIRQELKEEFQTDPNISDELIDDLVSLLTQTAINKEQDIVK